AAATCATCCATCGCGACAACATGGCCGTCACGATTTAAGCCGCCTATCGCCTGCATCTCGCGACCCTAGACCACGCCCGGCTCGCGCGGTAGGCTGCTGACGATCTGCCGTTTGGTTTTTGCATCTCACTTCCTCTTCGCCGGATCGGCAACCGATGACTCCGCCCGTCGCACAGCCGCTTGTCGGCATCATCATGGGAAGCAAAAGCGACTGGGAAACGATGCGCCACGCCGACGAGGCTTTGGCGCAGTTCGACGTTGCCCGCGAGTGCCGTATCGTTTCGGCCCATCGCACGCCGCTGCAAATGCAGGAATACGCCTTGGCGGCCGAGGCCCGCGGCCTTGAAGTCATCATCGCGGGTGCCGGAGGCGCAGCTCATCTCCCCGGTATGGTCGCGGCGAATACCATCGTGCCCGTGCTCGGCGTTCCGGTGCAAAGCCACGCGTTGCAAGGGTTGGATTCGCTGCTTTCGATCGTGCAGATGCCCGGCGGAGTGCCGGTCGCGACGTTGGCGATCGGCAAAGCCGGCGCGATCAACGCTGCGTTGCTCGCGGTCGCGATTCTCGGCAACAGCCGGCCCGAGCTGCGCCGCAAGTTAAAAGAGTTTCGCGACGAGCAAATGAAAAAGGTCTTGGGAGACGAACTCACGTGAGCCGTGCTTCTCGTTCCGGCTCGTCGCAAATCTTGCCAGGCTCCACGGTCGGAGTTTTGGGGAGCGGGCAACTCGGTCGGATGTTCGCGATCGCCGCCCGTAGGATGGGCTACCGCGTCCATACCCTCTCGCCCGACGACGATACGCCGACCGGCCAGATCGCCGACCGTGAGGTGCGCGCCGCGTACGACGACCTCGACGCCGTGCGCGACTTCGCTCGCCAAGTCGACGTCGTGACGTTCGAGTTCGAAAACGTCTCGGCAGCCGCGGCGGAAGCGGCCGCGCAGTTCGCTCCGGTTCGCCCCGCCGGCGAAGTGCTGCACATCGCTCAACATCGACTACGTGAGAAGACGTTTCTCAGTAGCAATGGTTTCCCGGTCGCTCCGAACGAAGTCGTGCGCTCGCTCGACGAGCTTCGCCGAGCGCTCGGCCGAATCGGAACGCCCGCCGTGTTGAAGACCTCCGGCTTCGGCTACGACGGCAAAGGACAAGCCAAGATCGAAACACTCGACGAAGCCGAGGCGGCTTGGAAGAAGGTAGCGACCAGCGAAGCGGTGCTCGAAGCGTGGATTCCGTTTCGCGAAGAAGTTTCCGTCGTCGCAGCCCGCGGGCTCGACGGCGAATATGCCGATTTCGGCGTCGTCGGCAACTCGCATCAGCATCATATTCTCGACATCACCGTTGCTCCGGCCGACGTTTCGGACGCGGTGAAGCGCGACGCGACGGCGATCACACGCGCGATCTTAGAGAAGCTGCAAGTGGTCGGCGTGTTGTGCGTCGAGTTTTTTCTCACGCACGACGATCGGCTTATCGTCAACGAACTCGCGCCTCGGCCGCACAACTCCGGACACTTCTCGTTCGACGCTTGCGTGACGAGCCAATTCGAGCAACAGCTTCGAGCCATTTGCGGGCTGCCCCTCGGTTCGACCGAATTGCTGCGACCGGCCGCGATGGCGAATCTGCTCGGTGATGCGTGGTCGGGCGGCGAGCCCGACTGGGCCGCGGCCTGCCGGCTGCCGAACGTGAAGCTGCATCTCTACGGAAAGGCCGAGCCTCGCCCTGGTCGGAAGATGGGGCACCTCACCGCCCTCGGCGCTACGGCGAGCGAAGCGAAGGAAGCGGTCGTAGCGGCTCGCAACGCCTTGAGCAGGCGAAATCATTGAGATCTTTACGGCCTCCCTTTCGGGGTCGCTGCGTATAATAAAAACGGTGTCGGACATGCCCGGCTCGTCTTCCGATCGGCTAACTGGAAACGATGAAGCGTAAAGAACATATCGACCATATTCTGAAGCAGTGGGACTACCAGCCCGGCGAAGTCGACGCACGTCTTGCGCGCGGTGCCGACGGTCGGGAAGTCGTCCAGCTTCGTATCGATATGGGCCTGCTGCAAATGGAAGTGACGGGCCGACCCGACGGCACCCGACCGCAAGGAGCCGAGACGTATCACGACTACCTCATTGCGGCGGCGATTCAAGAAGGGGACGAATTTCAACTAACGGAAGAGCAATGCGCCGAGGCCGATCGGGAGTTCGTGCAATATTATCAGCGGCGACTCTGCTGGCTCGCCCTTCGTGAATACTCGCGGGCCGTGCGCGACGCCGACCACAGCATTACGTTTCTCGACTTCTGCTCGAAGCATTCGCCGAATGAGGAATGGACTTGGTCGCACGAGCAATACCGCCCCTTCATTCTGTTTCACCGGACGCAGGCCGCGGCGATGGCGGCGCTCGACGACGATGGGCCGGAGATCGCGATCGAAGAGTTGAACCAGGGCTTGAACAAGATTCATAGCTTCTTCGAGGAACACGAAGCGGAAGAGAAGTATGAAGACGATGAGCTCGTGTCGCGCTTGAAGAGCCTGCGAGAATCGGTGCGCGACCACTACCATGTCGGTCGCACGCTCGACGAGCGATTGAAAGAAGCGATCGCCGGCGAACAATATGAACTCGCCGCCAAGTTGCGCGATCAGATCTCGATGCGGAAGCGCCCGGAACTCTAAGCTGATCTCGCGTATCGCCGATCACGCATCATCCCGGCGA
Above is a window of Planctomycetia bacterium DNA encoding:
- the purE gene encoding 5-(carboxyamino)imidazole ribonucleotide mutase, with protein sequence MTPPVAQPLVGIIMGSKSDWETMRHADEALAQFDVARECRIVSAHRTPLQMQEYALAAEARGLEVIIAGAGGAAHLPGMVAANTIVPVLGVPVQSHALQGLDSLLSIVQMPGGVPVATLAIGKAGAINAALLAVAILGNSRPELRRKLKEFRDEQMKKVLGDELT
- a CDS encoding 5-(carboxyamino)imidazole ribonucleotide synthase — translated: MSRASRSGSSQILPGSTVGVLGSGQLGRMFAIAARRMGYRVHTLSPDDDTPTGQIADREVRAAYDDLDAVRDFARQVDVVTFEFENVSAAAAEAAAQFAPVRPAGEVLHIAQHRLREKTFLSSNGFPVAPNEVVRSLDELRRALGRIGTPAVLKTSGFGYDGKGQAKIETLDEAEAAWKKVATSEAVLEAWIPFREEVSVVAARGLDGEYADFGVVGNSHQHHILDITVAPADVSDAVKRDATAITRAILEKLQVVGVLCVEFFLTHDDRLIVNELAPRPHNSGHFSFDACVTSQFEQQLRAICGLPLGSTELLRPAAMANLLGDAWSGGEPDWAAACRLPNVKLHLYGKAEPRPGRKMGHLTALGATASEAKEAVVAARNALSRRNH
- a CDS encoding UvrB/UvrC motif-containing protein, whose amino-acid sequence is MKRKEHIDHILKQWDYQPGEVDARLARGADGREVVQLRIDMGLLQMEVTGRPDGTRPQGAETYHDYLIAAAIQEGDEFQLTEEQCAEADREFVQYYQRRLCWLALREYSRAVRDADHSITFLDFCSKHSPNEEWTWSHEQYRPFILFHRTQAAAMAALDDDGPEIAIEELNQGLNKIHSFFEEHEAEEKYEDDELVSRLKSLRESVRDHYHVGRTLDERLKEAIAGEQYELAAKLRDQISMRKRPEL